In Mercurialis annua linkage group LG5, ddMerAnnu1.2, whole genome shotgun sequence, a single genomic region encodes these proteins:
- the LOC126683252 gene encoding uncharacterized protein LOC126683252: MAGAKLYGGSCTVSLCFSKPTTSAKPPFVLFDSSPELRRPPPSGLRVVAMTIKRSPKRLKYSTPRFTKEDELLYVEADPSGTDSWKLDSVVELLKAGAVGVIPTDTVYAIVCHLKSHSAIERLRRIKNIEPSKPLSMLCHSLRDIDIYTTGFPRGDGQGHANIFRAVKHCVPGPYTFILTASKELPKQCVRYGTTTAKYASRKNVGIRIPDDAICQAILEKMDAPLISTSVKWPEDNAWMLDPVVIADLYGPEGLDFVVDGGLRVADPSTVVDMTGVFPKIIRQGKGPKLHWMVAEDDAENIIPSAS; the protein is encoded by the exons ATGGCGGGTGCGAAACTTTACGGTGGCAGTTGTACGGTGTCACTCTGCTTCTCAAAACCAACAACCTCAGCTAAACCGCCGTTCGTGTTATTTGACTCGTCGCCTGAACTCCGCCGTCCTCCTCCTTCTGGCCTACGAGTCGTGGCTATGACCATTAAGCGAAGCCCTAAGCGTCTCAAATACTCCACTCCTCGTTTCACTAAG GAGGATGAATTGCTTTATGTAGAAGCTGATCCATCAGGAACAGACAGTTGGAAGTTAGATTCAGTCGTTGAACTTTTGAAGGCGGGAGCTGTTGGTGTCATTCCCACGGATACTGT GTATGCAATAGTCTGTCATTTGAAAAGCCACTCAGCCATTGAACGTCTGCGCag aataaaaaatatagaaccTTCCAAG CCTCTCAGCATGCTATGTCACTCTTTGCGAGACATTGACATATATACAACTGGCTTCCCTCGCGGTGATGGGCAAGGACATGCAAACATATTCCGAGCTGTCAAACATTGCGTGCCTGGACCT TACACTTTCATTTTAACTGCAAGCAAAGAATTACCTAAGCAGTGTGTGAGGTATGGGACTACAACTGCCAAATATGCTTCAAGGAAAAATGTTGGCATTCGTATCCCTGATGATGCAATTTGTCAAGCAATACTAGAGAAGATGGATGCACCACTTATATCAACAAG TGTCAAGTGGCCCGAGGATAATGCGTGGATGCTAGATCCTGTTGTTATAGCTGATTTATATGGACCAGAG GGTCTTGATTTTGTTGTTGATGGTGGTTTAAGGGTGGCTGACCCATCCACTGTGGTTGACATGACTGGAGTGTTTCCAAAAATTATCCGGCAGGGGAAG GGACCCAAACTACACTGGATGGTAGCGGAAGATGATGCTGAGAACATAATCCCTTCTGCCTCTTAG
- the LOC126682252 gene encoding uncharacterized protein LOC126682252, with product MQAVSEMGIQTFLELFLCIAVMTVGELDSVESTLMIKIHGAPPKYSRFTNAVFNYSVLTPDGSNACNNNGCSISCQIDGHILRSCPVDTIVFKNLTVNQKHNFLLNVTTQSGETNTSSYSWFIDTIPPTATLFSDQNHTNAQKLTVEVTFSEACSGMGGFKCIDSTNCDVLLDGPAYVEPSSLKMIKPSKKYSFDIIPSSKILNGRIIVRMADNFCTDKAGNSFKRTNASILVIHFDRRAVVVDIWMPVSSYELEINGFPRTVLATNKMENLKILMEFSIPIMNSTQELFNAVRVNMGNILPIFSKNHGDRNFVFQLENILETEIITVELDAGLVIGRTGVPVSPVAPLTILFDSTKPGVTLSTSSPNVTKASDINVVVEFTKPVFGFEASMVNVEGGKLTRFRGHSRALYSFTVVAVTSSIVLVSIPEGKVNDISGNQNLGSNQLEVKHYTIPAISLALHSFITAGVLATSLVAAALSISSANLGAIGSLGSGNTINAASNPSMNLHGLYGHLQVFVLSDWFPVNHPIEYSETTKGLRWLIPRQKLPWKEDGSSTWPNHVYLAEQGFYRLPLGYPYHLKADPWFDRNLTDSSHLQDQLSSLNKMDPNFSWLHEHSMSMKNSPFGLPLDAREYYTYFLRGEPYSANNVVKRMVNYTGWEDMEMNLFWLGIGGGSLLMIHILILIFLRWRIGASSTHGILAFPRFEFLLLILALPCISQASAFVMRGGTMWGIIAGALMLVIPAAFILSVSVFLVVAVYPGSFAQYKEIKHMDITETWPTKIWLFFVGKPVIGKWFSPEGLPLSFLTRFGILFEDRKGPPLFVYVDQNDPNTIPKWTESGHTGIGRMRALSSDDSNEEINTPLFKRILGCARSFYIVLDLLRRVSLGIISGAQSSQTSKENLFAFAMTSVQFMFLFTLKPYIRRGVQVVESISLLCELGIFGLSLGMDHLNPLESRKQGYIMLALLFVTFIAQIINEWYALIKCTLRLSRPKRDSFRLGLKFAAKGLVFPFLPRKHWSSIIPKRGTSTIPPLSPETQFARRNASAEPYSAMTATVVPVLSPGSPAGLDISQRTSAAIAETTITAGEEKRLKIERRNELKKLRELAKASFAGIPKSEEGRNRNYRFIEQTCPPAETSDHHQASSSKARDRC from the exons ATGCAAGCAGTTTCTGAAATGGGAATTCAAACTTTTTTAGAATTGTTTTTATGTATTGCAGTGATGACAGTAGGTGAACTCGACTCGGTTGAGTCAACTCTTATGATTAAAATACATGGAGCTCCTCCAAAATATTCAAGGTTTACTAATGCTGTTTTTAACTACTCAGTACTAACACCAGATGGTAGTAATGCTTGTAACAACAATGGATGTTCCATTTCTTGTCAG ATTGATGGTCATATTTTGAGATCGTGTCCAGTTGACACAATTGTATTCAAGAATTTAACAGTGAATCAGAAACATAATTTTCTTCTCAATGTCACAACTCAAAGTGGAGAAACAAACACATCATCTTACTCATGGTTTATTG aTACAATTCCACCAACTGCAACATTATTTAGTGACCAAAATCACACAAATGCTCAAAAATTAACAGTTGAAGTTACATTTAGTGAAGCTTGCAGTGGAATGGGAGGCTTCAAATGCATTGACTCAACAAATTGTGAT GTTTTATTGGATGGACCAGCATATGTCGAACCTTCTTcactaaaaatgataaaaccTAGCAAGAAATATAGCTTTGACATAATCCCTTCGTCCAAGATTCTAAATGGGCGAATCATTGTTAGAATGGCAGACAATTTCTGCACAGACAAGGCTGGTAACAGTTTTAAGAGGACTAATGCTTCCATTTTAGTTATACACTTTG ATAGAAGAGCAGTAGTAGTAGATATATGGATGCCAGTTTCATCATATGAATTGGAGATCAATGGATTCCCAAGAACAGTTCTAGCAACTAACAAAATGGAGaacttgaaaattttaatgGAATTCAGCATTCCCATTATGAATTCAACACAAGAACTGTTTAATGCTGTCCGTGTAAATATGGGTAACATATTACCTATTTTCAGTAAAAATCATGGAGATCGCAATTTTGTTTTCCAA CTCGAGAACATATTAGAAACTGAAATCATAACAGTTGAACTAGATGCTGGATTAGTAATCGGCAGGACGGGCGTTCCTGTCTCACCTGTAGCACCACTTACAATACTTTTTG ACTCGACAAAGCCTGGCGTAACGCTAAGTACCAGCTCTCCGAATGTGACAAAGGCGTCTGATATCAATGTAGTAGTTGAATTCACAAAGCCAGTTTTCGGTTTTGAGGCTTCCATGGTGAATGTTGAAGGAGGGAAACTTACAAG GTTCCGTGGACATTCAAGGGCTCTTTATTCATTCACTGTCGTTGCTGTAACATCGAGCATAGTCCTCGTCAGTATTCCTGAAGGAAAAGTAAATGACATTTCAGGAAATCAAAATTTGGGCTCTAACCAACTTGAAGTGAAACACT ACACGATCCCTGCAATTTCACTGGCGCTACACTCCTTCATTACTGCTGGAGTATTAGCAACATCACTGGTGGCAGCTGCACTTTCCATTTCCTCTGCAAATCTTGGAGCAATAGGCTCTCTTGGCTCGGGTAATACCATTAATGCTGCTTCAAACCCGTCGATGAATCTACAC GGATTGTATGGGCACCTTCAAGTGTTTGTCCTCTCAGACTGGTTTCCGGTTAACCATCCAATTGAATATTCTGAAACAACAAAAGGATTGAGATGGCTCATACCTCGCCAGAAACTTCCGTGGAAAGAGGATGGAAGCTCAACCTGGCCTAACCATGTTTATTTGGCTGAACAAGGTTTCTACAGATTACCCCTTGGATATCCCTACCATTTAAAAGCGGACCCTTGGTTTGATCGAAACTTGACCGATTCTTCCCATCTGCAAGATCAACTATCTTCTCTTAATAAAATGGATCCGAACTTTTCTTGGCTTCATGAACACAGTATGAGCATGAAGAATTCTCCATTTGGTCTACCGCTTGATGCCAGAGAATATTATACTTATTTCTTG AGAGGAGAGCCGTATTCTGCTAACAATGTCGTGAAGAGGATGGTGAATTACACGGG ATGGGAAGATATGGAGATGAACTTGTTCTGGCTTGGAATAGGAGGAGGAAGTTTGCTTATGATTCATATTCTAATCTTGATTTTCCTGAGATGGAGAATCGGAGCATCATCCACTCATGGGATACTTGCGTTTCCAAGATTTGAGTTTCTTCTTCTCATTCTCGCATTACCATGTATCTCTCAGGCATCTGCATTCGTTATGAGAG GCGGTACAATGTGGGGTATCATAGCCGGTGCCTTGATGCTTGTCATACCAGCAGCATTCATTTTATCAGTTAGTGTTTTTCTTGTAGTTGCTGTTTACCCAGGAAGTTTTGCTCAGTACAAGGAAATCAAGCATATGGATATAACAGAAACATGGCCTACTAAGATATGGCTCTTCTTCGTCGGTAAGCCAGTAATTGGAAAATGGTTTAGTCCTGAAGGGCTACCCTTATCGTTCCTTACACGGTTTGGAATTCTCTTTGAGGATCGAAAGGGCCCTCCATTGTTCGTCTATGTTGATCAGAATGATCCAAACACCATACCGAAATGGACTGAAAGTGGGCACACTGGGATAGGAAGAATGAGGGCTCTAAGCTCTGATGATAGCAACGAAGAAATCAACACCCCCTTATTCAAGAGAATTTTAGGTTGTGCTAGATCATTCTACATTGTTCTCGATCTTTTAAGAAGAGTCAGCTTGGGAATAATATCCGGAGCTCAATCTTCTCAAACATCAAAGGAAAACCTTTTCGCGTTTGCGATGACATCTGTACAGTTTATGTTTCTGTTTACTCTAAAACCATACATCAGAAGGGGAGTTCAGGTGGTAGAAAGTATTTCTTTGTTGTGTGAGTTAGGCATTTTCGGTTTATCCTTGGGTATGGATCATTTAAATCCGCTAGAGTCGAGAAAGCAAGGATACATAATGTTGGCTCTTCTCTTTGTAACCTTTATTGCTCAGATTATAAACGAGTGGTATGCATTAATAAAATGCACTTTAAGACTCTCTAGGCCTAAGAGGGATTCTTTCAGGCTTGGATTGAAATTTGCTGCTAAAGGTCTTGTATTCCCTTTCCTTCCAAGGAAGCATTGGTCGAGTATTATACCGAAAAGAGGTACATCGACCATCCCACCTCTAAGTCCGGAGACACAATTTGCGAGAAGAAATGCAAGTGCAGAGCCTTACAGTGCTATGACAGCAACAGTTGTTCCTGTGCTTAGTCCTGGTTCACCAGCAGGCCTGGATATTAGTCAAAGAACAAGTGCCGCGATTGCAGAGACGACAATCACTGCTGGGGaggaaaaaagattaaaaatcgAGCGAAGGAATGAGCTGAAGAAGCTTAGAGAGTTAGCCAAGGCTAGTTTTGCAGGCATTCCGAAGAGCGAGGAAGGACGAAATAGAAACTATAGATTTATAGAGCAAACTTGCCCTCCGGCTGAAACATCGGATCATCATCAAGCCTCCTCTTCTAAAGCCAGAGACCGATGTTAA
- the LOC126682253 gene encoding floral homeotic protein GLOBOSA-like → MGHSRIKMELIKKESTRMLTYQKRKKSLEKKVSEFSILCGVEACLVIFGPKLKNQYSNKPDAVWPLNSDEARNIIGKYKETDQAKRCYSVSDYFSEKKKKLDAEIFKLHKQVFQAKFPSWNVRLDSSSEDELRLLVTLLENRIEAADQRLNSFQANQNDRIEMLAPRMVYDTHNFQGFPDLMKDVQIPPIYWQNPYMIPLNSNFQLFPDTHSTISGRNLMDNNSSSSSSNNLQLQLFAPKPLDVQVPMYFQNQGMSLNSNVMEDVMAKMSNNQNFSNQFGGRGILNHIPSFSGLPYAANPQFLVPDNVRLNHFDASMPLQTMLPQSRNQPPMSSLQNQVHFPQADKFSFYDIGIPKAER, encoded by the coding sequence ATGGGTCATAGCAGAATAAAGATGGAATTGATAAAGAAGGAGAGTACGCGAATGCTTACGTAtcagaaaagaaagaaaagtttagaGAAAAAGGTTTCAGAATTCTCAATTCTCTGTGGTGTTGAAGCTTGTTTAGTCATTTTCGGACCGAAACTGAAAAATCAATATTCCAACAAGCCCGACGCTGTCTGGCCGCTCAATTCTGATGAAGCTAGAAATATTATCGGCAAGTATAAGGAAACTGATCAAGCGAAAAGATGCTATTCTGTTTCTGATTATTTTtcggaaaagaagaagaaacttGATGCAGAGATTTTTAAGTTGCATAAGCAGGTTTTCCAAGCTAAGTTCCCGTCATGGAATGTTCGGTTGGATAGTTCGTCTGAAGATGAATTACGACTACTTGTTACTTTATTAGAAAATAGAATTGAAGCGGCTGATCAACGATTGAACTCATTCCAAGCAAATCAGAATGATCGAATTGAAATGTTAGCGCCAAGAATGGTCTATGATACTCACAACTTTCAGGGTTTTCCGGACCTGATGAAGGATGTTCAAATTCCTCCTATATATTGGCAGAATCCGTATATGATCCCGTTGAATTCAAACTTTCAACTTTTCCCTGATACTCATTCAACCATATCTGGTCGAAATTTGATGGACAATAACAGCAGTAGCAGCAGCTCAAATAACTTGCAATTGCAATTGTTTGCTCCGAAGCCATTGGATGTTCAAGTTCCAATGTATTTCCAGAATCAGGGGATGTCGCTAAATTCAAATGTAATGGAGGATGTGATGGCGAAAATGTCGAACAATCAGAATTTCAGCAATCAATTTGGTGGCAGAGGTATTCTTAATCATATTCCAAGCTTTTCAGGATTGCCCTATGCTGCTAACCCTCAATTCCTGGTACCGGATAATGTACGGCTCAACCATTTTGATGCCTCTATGCCGCTGCAAACAATGTTGCCACAATCACGTAATCAGCCGCCCATGTCGAGCCTTCAGAATCAGGTGCACTTTCCTCAAGCAGACAAGTTTAGTTTTTATGACATTGGAATTCCAAAAGCAGAAAGATAG
- the LOC126680033 gene encoding F-box/FBD/LRR-repeat protein At1g16930-like: protein MGSESKDLEMAYEDRISNLPNEIQCEILSRLSTKDAATTSVLSRCWRHKWTALADLDLHTPRTVNLKPFLDFVSRALAVRSFPSIKRFRLQMDGDCPSSSLKSWIEAAVRYKIEELHLCIKQGGIPVPGHLFRCGSVKVLKLQGRGCYIDKNYFPETICMPNLKILHLQGIEYPGDSTIGILLSCLFNLQELIIYRLMDYNNKCKTIHIQSGSLKIIKLHMWSGCYMKNTRVVVDAPKLEFLELLSLHCLIVDMKANSCSIVHVALYLNSYLSYHPKDAAIRSAALQFISNISSTVKVLTLSPDILQDIFDASSKNVPSFPNLNHLVLRTFQSGMSNLLHMLRILPNLKVLALNKVHKHFFPSEYWDDEQNVVPQCLNSSIERFEFKGYSGCSGDVKILEYIVRNAKALKEFNVLAFSSDDSEEPFK from the exons ATGGGTTCTGAATCAAAAGATTTGGAGATGGCATACGAAGACAGGATCAGCAATTTACCAAATGAAATTCAATGTGAAATATTGTCACGTCTCTCAACAAAAGATGCCGCCACAACCAGCGTTTTGTCAAGGTGCTGGAGACACAAATGGACCGCTCTCGCCGATCTAGATCTACACACTCCACGCACTGTTAATCTCAAACCATTCCTGGATTTCGTTAGCAGGGCTCTGGCGGTTCGCTCATTCCCATCCATCAAAAGATTTAGACTTCAAATGGACGGAGATTGTCCAAGTTCAAGCTTAAAGTCATGGATTGAAGCTGCGGTTCGTTATAAAATTGAGGAGCTGCATCTTTGCATCAAACAAGGAGGCATTCCAGTTCCCGGTCATCTTTTCAGGTGCGGATCTGTAAAGGTTTTGAAGCTTCAGGGACGTGGCTGTTATATTGATAAGAATTATTTTCCAGAAACTATATGTATGCCGAATCTCAAGATCCTTCATCTTCAAGGAATTGAGTATCCAGGTGATTCTACCATAGGTATACTGTTATCGTGTTTATTTAATCTACAAGAATTGATTATCTATAGATTAATGGACTATAATAATAAGTGTAAGACTATCCATATACAGTCTGGTTCATTGAAAATTATCAAGCTTCACATGTGGAGTGGATGCTACATGAAAAACACTAGGGTTGTCGTCGATGCGCCGAAACTTGAATTTCTTGAGCTTTTAAGTCTTCACTGTCTAATAGTTGACATGAAGGCTAATTCATGCTCAATAGTTCATGTGGCTTTGTATCTTAATTCATATCTCTCCTATCACCCTAAAGATGCCGCTATTCGATCCGCTGCTCTTCAATTTATCTCCAATATTTCTAGTACTGTTAAAGTCTTAACCTTGTCTCCAGACATTCTTCAG GATATTTTTGATGCATCCAGCAAAAATGTGCCTTCTTTTCCTAACTTGAATCACTTGGTGCTGAGAACTTTCCAAAGTGGCATGTCAAATTTGCTTCATATGCTCAGAATTTTACCAAATTTAAAAGTTCTTGCACTCAATAAG gttcataaacatttttttCCATCGGAATATTGGGATGATGAACAAAATGTTGTGCCCCAGTGCTTGAACTCATCCATcgaaaggtttgaatttaagGGATACTCAGGCTGTTCAGGAGATGTGAAAATTCTAGAATACATCGTGAGAAACGCAAAGGCGTTAAAGGAATTTAACGTCTTAGCGTTTTCTTCTGACGATTCTGAGGAACCATTCAAATAA
- the LOC130015613 gene encoding uncharacterized protein LOC130015613, whose product MAGPPPNVIKVNMDAAMAVHRNVAVISAVCRDSSGAVVKCGVSTLHGISDVELSETYAIRLGLQMAASLQVTDAFAVISRIQQPNSAIDNIQLIVEDCLAIARDFHVVFRHVRRNCNYVAHALAK is encoded by the coding sequence ATGGCAGGCCCCCCTCCCAACGTTATTAAGGTTAATATGGATGCAGCCATGGCAGTTCATAGGAATGTGGCGGTCATCAGTGCTGTTTGCAGGGATAGTTCGGGTGCAGTGGTGAAATGTGGAGTGTCTACGTTGCATGGTATTAGTGATGTTGAATTATCTGAGACTTATGCGATCCGGCTGGGGTTGCAAATGGCCGCCTCTTTGCAAGTCACAGATGCTTTTGCTGTTATCTCCCGTATCCAGCAGCCGAACTCAGCTATTGATAATATTCAGTTGATTGTGGAAGACTGTTTAGCTATAGCAAGGGATTTTCATGTTGTCTTTCGTCATGTTCGTAGGAATTGCAACTATGTTGCTCATGCCCTCGCCAAATAG